From Triticum urartu cultivar G1812 chromosome 2, Tu2.1, whole genome shotgun sequence, a single genomic window includes:
- the LOC125536047 gene encoding peroxidase 2-like, with protein MDNDKLAALVVVALLGCMAHTCQASYGYPNPMPPIPSPTPPTAPALTLNYYSYSCPNAEAIVREAVKNATDNNRGIGAGLIRLFFHDCFVRGCDASVLLDATTANPEPEKLGIPNFPSLRGFEVIDAAKTKLEKECGGVVSCADIVAFAGRDASFFLSNGVVDIKMPAGRYDGRVSFANETLRDLPPPFANVTVLEAMFKAKGLDLDDMVTLSGAHTVGISHCSSFADRLPADPSDPTSMEPVLASSLQQKCSRGGDPVVVQDDVTPRDLDKQYYQNVLDRKVLFKSDAALLSPQTLKAVEHNAKNPGKWERKFTDAMVKMGNTEVKTKANGEIRKQCRFVN; from the exons ATGGATAATGATAAGCTTGCTGCCTTGGTTGTGGTAGCATTGCTCGGTTGTATGGCGCATACATGCCAAGCGAGCTATGGGTATCCCAACCCAATGCCGCCCATCCCAAGCCCGACACCACCTACGGCACCGGCGCTCACCCTGAACTACTACAGCTATTCCTGCCCTAATGCGGAGGCAATTGTGAGGGAGGCCGTAAAGAACGCCACAGACAACAATCGCGGCATCGGTGCCGGTCTCATCCGGCTCTTCTTCCACGACTGTTTCGTCAGG GGTTGCGATGCCTCGGTTCTCCTAGACGCGACGACGGCCAACCCGGAGCCGGAGAAGCTTGGCATTCCAAACTTCCCCAGCCTCCGCGGCTTCGAGGTGATCGACGCCGCAAAGACGAAGCTTGAGAAGGAGTGCGGTGGGGTTGTCTCGTGCGCTGACATCGTCGCTTTCGCTGGACGCGACGCCAGCTTCTTCCTCAGCAACGGCGTGGTAGACATCAAAATGCCGGCTGGCCGGTACGACGGGCGTGTGTCTTTCGCCAACGAGACCCTCCGCGACCTGCCCCCTCCCTTCGCCAACGTCACGGTGCTGGAGGCAATGTTCAAAGCCAAGGGGCTCGACCTCGACGACATGGTCACCCTCTCAGGCGCGCACACCGTCGGGATCTCTCACTGCTCGTCCTTCGCTGACCGCCTCCCAGCCGACCCCTCGGACCCCACGTCCATGGAACCCGTGTTGGCTAGCTCGCTACAGCAGAAGTGCAGCCGCGGCGGTGACCCCGTGGTGGTGCAGGACGACGTTACCCCCCGTGACCTGGACAAACAGTACTATCAGAACGTACTTGACCGTAAAGTGTTGTTCAAATCGGACGCGgcgctgctgtcgccgcagacaCTCAAGGCTGTGGAACACAACGCCAAGAACCCCGGGAAGTGGGAGCGAAAGTTCACGGACGCAATGGTTAAGATGGGCAACACCGAGGTGAAGACCAAGGCCAACGGGGAGATCAGAAAGCAGTGCCGGTTCGTCAATTAG